Part of the Acidobacteriota bacterium genome, CTCAGCCAGCGCCTGGCGGACGGCGGCGGTGGACGCCTGCTGGGAGCGGGCGATGTCGCTGAGGGCGGCCTCCAGCTCCTGCTCCGTGGCTTCCATCCCCCGGTCCTTGGCGATGGCGTCGAGCACCAGGCGGGCGTGGACGCCCTCCCGGGCCCGGCCCACCATGTCGTCGCGCATCTTGACCCAGTCGATGTCCACGGTCTCCAGGTCCACACCCTGGCTGGCCAGCCGCTGAGCGTAGTTGCGCAGCAGACGTTCGGTCTCCCGGCCCACCACTTGCTCCGGCAGATCCAGGGGATGCATTTCCCGCAGGCGCTCCAGGAGAGCGGTTTCCCGCTCCTCGAAGCGGCCCCGCTCCTTGTTGTGGAACATGCGGTGGCGAATCTCCTGGCGCATCTCGTCAACGCTGTCGAAGCCACCCACGGACTGCGCCAGCTCGTCGTCCACCTCCGGCAACTCGCGCTCCTTGACCGCCGTCACCTGGAAACGGAAATTGCGCTCGACGGATTCCCCCTCGACCTCGGCGGTACGGCTGAAGGTGCTCTCCTGGCCTTCCCTCAGACCGGTCACCGCCAGCGACAGCTCTTCCCAGACGTTGGGGTCGCCGACCTCGACGGCGACGGTGTCAGGCTCGCTGGCAGCCTCGTCGTCCTCAGTCTTCTCGGCGTCGTCGTCCTTGACCTCGCTGATCTCCAACGAGACCAGATCCCCCTGGGCGGCGGACCGCTCCACCGGCACCCAATCGCCCTGGCGGCGGCGCAGGTCCTCCACCATCTCGTCCACCTCTTCGTCGGTGACCTCGATGGAGGGATCCGGTAGCTTGATGCCGTCGATGTCGCCGAGCTCGATCTCCGGCCGCACGTCGACGCTGGCCTTGAACACCAGCGGCTCGTCGGGCTTGAGCTGGACGTCGTCGACCTGGGGATTGAGCAGCGAGTCGATACCGGCCTCGGACTCCGCCTGGTGCCAGTAGCGGGGCAGTAGACGGTCCACCACCTCCTTCTCGATCTCCTCACGGAAGCGCTTGAGAAGGAGCTGCTTGGGGGCCTTGCCACGGCGGAAGCCCGGGAGCTGAATCTCCCGGCTGAACGCGGTGATGACCCGCTGCATCTCGGCATCCACCGCCGGAGCAGGCACTTCGATGGTCAGCTGCTTGCGGCTGGGGCCGGCATCTTCTACGGATACGACAACGCTCATGGTCGAAACTCTTTCTGCCCGTGGCTGATTGATTGAGTCTGGGCTTGCTCGGGTCTGGGCTTGCTCGGGTCTGGGCTTGCTCGGGTCTGGGCTTGCTCGGGTCTGGGCTTGCTCGGGTCTGGGCGGGATCCTGAATCCGGCGGGCGCGGAAGCCGAGAGGCGGCCTACCGCCGCGGGGAGCGTCGAGGGACCGACGCTCCGAGAGCCGTTCGCCGGACAAGTACTGACTTGCACGGTCTTCTGTTGCTTGGTGCGAAAGAGGGGACTCGAACCCCTAACCCGTTTCCGGGACTAGATCCTAAGTCTAGCGCGTATACCAATTCCGCCACTTTCGCGAAACCGTCCCGGGCCACCGAGGAGCGGCCGGCCGAAACTGCCGGCACAACGGACGATCCAGAGCCCCAACACCTTGGGGCCCCGCGAGGCTGCCTGGAATCGAAGAAGGCTCCGGGATGAGCTTCATGGAAGTTGGTGAGCCGCCTAGGAATCGAACCTAGAACCCACAGATTAAGAGTCTGTTGCTCTGCCAATTGAGCTAGCGGCCCGACAGCCGGAGACTATACCCAAGAGCGTCGTAATTGACAACCCGATGACGCACGTCTCACAGACAGTTGGAGAAATTTTCTTCAACCGCCTTGGACAAAGTGTACCACTTCGACCTGATCACCGGCGACGAGCTGCACCTCGCCGTAGCGCGGCCGGCGGACGATTTCCCCGTTGTACTCGATGGCGACGGCGCGCGGATCCCGCCCCAACTCCGCCAACAAAGTCAGCAGAGTCGAGCCCGGGGCCACCGGATGAGGACGGCCGTTGAGCTGGATGGAATCCGGCGAGCTCACAGCAGGTGCTTGATCTCGGCGGTGCCGATGGCGCTCTCGGCGACGATGATCAAGGCCGCCGTACCCTGCTCCAGCTCGGGGATCTCGAAGTTGAGATGCAGCGATCCGTCGTCGTCGGTCTCACCACTGACCAGGGTGCGGGGCTCGCTCACCGTGGAGATCATCTTCACCGCGATGTGGG contains:
- the tig gene encoding trigger factor, with protein sequence MSVVVSVEDAGPSRKQLTIEVPAPAVDAEMQRVITAFSREIQLPGFRRGKAPKQLLLKRFREEIEKEVVDRLLPRYWHQAESEAGIDSLLNPQVDDVQLKPDEPLVFKASVDVRPEIELGDIDGIKLPDPSIEVTDEEVDEMVEDLRRRQGDWVPVERSAAQGDLVSLEISEVKDDDAEKTEDDEAASEPDTVAVEVGDPNVWEELSLAVTGLREGQESTFSRTAEVEGESVERNFRFQVTAVKERELPEVDDELAQSVGGFDSVDEMRQEIRHRMFHNKERGRFEERETALLERLREMHPLDLPEQVVGRETERLLRNYAQRLASQGVDLETVDIDWVKMRDDMVGRAREGVHARLVLDAIAKDRGMEATEQELEAALSDIARSQQASTAAVRQALAEDGRLAELRGQLAQEKVVRRLIGAEEAEEEAAEEGQPETEAA
- the thiS gene encoding sulfur carrier protein ThiS yields the protein MSSPDSIQLNGRPHPVAPGSTLLTLLAELGRDPRAVAIEYNGEIVRRPRYGEVQLVAGDQVEVVHFVQGG